The nucleotide sequence ACATGACCCCGGTGCTGCTCAAGCCGCAGTCGGATGTCGGCGCCCAGGTGGTGGTGCAGGGCAAGGTGCGCGGCAACTACGGCGCCGCCGGGTTTCAGAGCGCGAAGCGCGAGTTGATGCCCGCGGTCCTGGAGAGCTTCGAGCGGCTCACGGCGGAAGCGGACTTCGTGCTGGTGGAGGGCGCGGGCAGCCCGGCCGAAGTCAACCTGCGCGCCCACGACATCGCCAACATGGGCTTCGCCACCGCGGCCGGCGCGCCGGTGGTGCTGGTGGCCGACATCGACCGGGGCGGGGTCATCGCGAACCTCGTGGGCACGTGGGAGCTGCTGGCCGAAGACGAGCGCCGGTTGCTGCAAGGCTACCTGATCAACCGGTTCCGCGGCGACGTCCGCCTGTTCGCGGACGGCCTGGAAGCGATCACCGCGCGCACCGGCCTGCCCTCCTTCGGCATCATCCCCTATCTCGCCGCCGCCCTGCGCCTGCCGCAAGAAGACGCATTTTCGCTCGACAACAGGCCGCCGGCGCCCGGCGCCGGCGCCTTCCGCGTCGCCGTCCCGCGCCTGCCGCACATCGCCAACTTCGACGACCTCGATCCGCTAACGACCGAGCCCGCCGTGCGCTTGGAGGTGGTGCCGCCCGGACGCCCCTTGCCCGGCGACGCGCACTTGGTAATCCTACCGGGCTCCAAGGCGACGGTCGCCGATCTGCGGGCACTCAAGCGCGAGGGATGGGACATCGACATCCTCGCGCACCACCGTCGGGGAGGCGCGGTCCTGGGCATCTGCGCCGGCTACCAGATGCTCGGACGAGAGGTGGCGGATCCGCACGGCATCGAAGGACCGCCGGGCGAGGAAGCCGGCCTGGGCCTTCTCGATCATGAGACGGTGCTCACCGACGGAAAGACGCTCACGCAGGTCACGGGGGTCGGCAAGAACGTGGACGCTCGCTTCACGGGATACGAAATGCACGTCGGCGAAAGCACGTGCCGCGGCCCCGTCCGGCCGTTCCTCGTGCCCGATGGCCCGGCACACGACCCCGGCGGCGTATCCGCCGACGGGCGCGTCATGGGCTGCTACGTCCACGGACTCTTCACCGCGGACGAATTCCGGCGCGTTTTCCTGCAGGCCCTCGGCGTGACCGGCCCGTTCGGCCCGGCCTACGAGGCCGCTGTCGACGAGGCCCTCGACGCCGTGGCCGAGGCATTTGAAGCCGCGATCGACATCGACCGGCTGATGGCGGCCGCACGGTAGCGTCCGTCTCGACCCCTCCCCACCCCTGGATTCCCGCTTTCCAGGCTGTGTCAAAACACGTGCGGCAAGGACCCTACAGAACGTCATTCCCGCGGAAGCGGGAATCCAGGGGCGGTGGTGGGCACTACCGAGGCGCTTCCCCGCCTCGCCACCCCTGGATTCCCGCTTCCGCGGGAATGACGACTCGGAGGATTGGCGCCAATTCTTGTCCGGACGACGTTTTGACACAACCTGCTTCGCGGGGATGACGGTTAGGGGTGTCCGGATTCCTTGATGGCGAGCAACGGCGTCAGCGCTCCGCGCCCGCAACCCAAGGCACCCCGACCAACACGGCCAACAGCAGGCAGGCGCCGACATAGACCCGCAGACCCCGCCGGATGTCATTCTCCGTAGCCGCCGCAGTCCCCTCCCCCAGCCACGGGTCCGCGGTGACGACTCCCTTGTAACGGCGCGGTCCGGCCAACCGCAGGTCCAAGGCCCCGGCCATCGCGCCTTCCGGATAGCCGGCGTTGACCGAACGGTGGGCGCCGCCGTCCCGCCGCATGATCCCCAGGGCATGCGCAACGCGCCGGACACCCCATTGTCCGCCGGATGCGGCCAGCAGGACTCCGGCCACGCGCGCGGGCAACCAGTTGGCCACGTCGTCCAGACGGGCGGCCGCCCAGCCGAAGTCGCGGTAGCGCGAATCGAGATGACCAATCATGCTGTCCGCGGTGTTCAGGGCCTTGTAGGCCACGATGCCCGGGAAACCGAAGAGCAGGCCCCACAGCACCGGCGCCACCACGCCGTCGTTGAAGTTCTCGGCCAGCGATTCCACGGCGCTCCGGGCGACGCCGTGGAGGTCGAGGGACTCGGGATCACGGCCGACGACATGGGCCACGGCGTCGCGACCGGACTCGACCCCGCCCCGTTCCAGCGCCGTGGCGACGTCGGCCACATGGCGGTAGAGGCTGTTCTGGGCGATCAGCACCGATGCCAGAAACGCCTCCAGCCAGAAACCGCCCCAGCCGCGGCTCAGCGCGGCGCTGACGAGGACGCCCAGCGCGCCGAACGACAGCACCACGGCCAGCGTCGACACCGCGCCCGCGACACGACGCGTCATGCTGCCAGATTCCGCCCGGTTGAACAGACGGTCACAGAACGACAGCGCCCGGCCCATGACCACCGTGGGGTGCGGGATGATCCGGTAGAGCCAACGCGGATCGCCGATCACCGCGTCCAGCAGCATCGCCGCCAACAAGAGCGCGGCGGTGTCGGAAAGGCTCATCTCCGTTCTCGAACGTCAACGTCCGGCAACGGCAACGCCTTTTTCAACTCGACCGAGAGCCGTTGGAGAGCTTCCCCGGAGGGCGGGAGACCCACCCGAAGCCAGCACGGATGGCGCTCGAAGGAACGAACGAGGACCCCGGCCCGGCCAACGCCGCGATGGAGAGCACAGGCGGCCGCGGTCTCCACGAGGCGGAACAGATCCGTGCCGCCGATCACGGTCAGACCGCGCTCCGCGAGAACGGCATCGAGCTCCCGCCGCATGGCTTCCAACCGGCGGCGGGTCCCGGTGGCCCACTCGGTGTCGGCCAACGCGCGCCGGCCGATGTCCAGGGCGGGCCCCGAGACCGCCCAGGGTCCGAGACGACGCCCGATGGGGTCCACCAACGCCGGCGGCCCGGTGATGAAGCCGAGGCGCAGACCGGGCAAGCCGAAGAACTTGCCGAACGAGCGGATCACGAGCGTGTTGGCAAGGCCCGGCGTCGACGCCAGGCTCGCCTCCGGCGCCACGTCGGCGAAGGTCTCGTCGACGACAAGCCAGCCGCCGCGCGCCGCCAATCGTTCGGCGACGGCGCCGAGCGTGACTCGGTCGGTCACGCGGCCGTCGGGATTGTTCGGGTTCACCACGACCGCCACGTCGGCATCGCGGCAGTCCGCGAGGCTGGCAACCTCGTCGACGGCGTGCCCCAGCCCGCGCCATGCCACGGCGTGTTCTTCGTAGGTAGGCGCCAGAACCGCGACGCGGGACCGGGGCCGCATTCCGGGTAGCGCCTGGATCAGCGCCTGGCTTCCGGGCGCGGCGACCAAGC is from Deltaproteobacteria bacterium and encodes:
- a CDS encoding cobyric acid synthase; its protein translation is MTARTLMFQGTASDAGKSLVTAGLCRILARRGYAVRPFKPQNMSNNAAVTADGGEIGRAQALQARACGVEPSVDMTPVLLKPQSDVGAQVVVQGKVRGNYGAAGFQSAKRELMPAVLESFERLTAEADFVLVEGAGSPAEVNLRAHDIANMGFATAAGAPVVLVADIDRGGVIANLVGTWELLAEDERRLLQGYLINRFRGDVRLFADGLEAITARTGLPSFGIIPYLAAALRLPQEDAFSLDNRPPAPGAGAFRVAVPRLPHIANFDDLDPLTTEPAVRLEVVPPGRPLPGDAHLVILPGSKATVADLRALKREGWDIDILAHHRRGGAVLGICAGYQMLGREVADPHGIEGPPGEEAGLGLLDHETVLTDGKTLTQVTGVGKNVDARFTGYEMHVGESTCRGPVRPFLVPDGPAHDPGGVSADGRVMGCYVHGLFTADEFRRVFLQALGVTGPFGPAYEAAVDEALDAVAEAFEAAIDIDRLMAAAR
- the cbiB gene encoding adenosylcobinamide-phosphate synthase CbiB; this encodes MSLSDTAALLLAAMLLDAVIGDPRWLYRIIPHPTVVMGRALSFCDRLFNRAESGSMTRRVAGAVSTLAVVLSFGALGVLVSAALSRGWGGFWLEAFLASVLIAQNSLYRHVADVATALERGGVESGRDAVAHVVGRDPESLDLHGVARSAVESLAENFNDGVVAPVLWGLLFGFPGIVAYKALNTADSMIGHLDSRYRDFGWAAARLDDVANWLPARVAGVLLAASGGQWGVRRVAHALGIMRRDGGAHRSVNAGYPEGAMAGALDLRLAGPRRYKGVVTADPWLGEGTAAATENDIRRGLRVYVGACLLLAVLVGVPWVAGAER
- the cobD gene encoding threonine-phosphate decarboxylase CobD: MELTRFPARHGGDLSVARRAFGAPAGGWLDLSTGVNPWPYPCGDIDPETLTRLPQDDALEALLVAARRAYGIPPDSRLVAAPGSQALIQALPGMRPRSRVAVLAPTYEEHAVAWRGLGHAVDEVASLADCRDADVAVVVNPNNPDGRVTDRVTLGAVAERLAARGGWLVVDETFADVAPEASLASTPGLANTLVIRSFGKFFGLPGLRLGFITGPPALVDPIGRRLGPWAVSGPALDIGRRALADTEWATGTRRRLEAMRRELDAVLAERGLTVIGGTDLFRLVETAAACALHRGVGRAGVLVRSFERHPCWLRVGLPPSGEALQRLSVELKKALPLPDVDVRERR